In one Lolium rigidum isolate FL_2022 chromosome 3, APGP_CSIRO_Lrig_0.1, whole genome shotgun sequence genomic region, the following are encoded:
- the LOC124696790 gene encoding uncharacterized protein LOC124696790, with protein MYRATASEPSQMMRQLRWMSLPPAVDTAHHIGCMVEEAPPRTPCRSQQAPRHTTGLDGTHRHTPHRPKIPSLPSRVLRPPAAATMAALRPSPLLPQSLPSSSSSSSSTTSQSRITATALSRTARNPLSLKTGCHGGTKKTLLARRGRLPCMPTKEEVGAVGGTEDKEERYLTRTAGWGVRRMGRVGEEMRRVALVQAEAFHVPVALFNDFFFDFFKAEVLSALIYKLRNSPPDRYACLVAEEADATTQLLQAPFENIIGVVDCTVQDEGDILSNLQGVQEYFYVSGIAVLPSFRRRKVGTALLKACEVLALDWRQSFMALRAYEDDSSARGLYSKAGYRVVSRDPGWVTWVGRRRRVLMIKDLPIHDPQVEQQ; from the exons ATGTACAGGGCCACCGCCTCGGAGCCCAGCCAGATGATGCGGCAACTCCGCTGGATGTCGTTGCCTCCAGCCGTCGACACCGCGCATCATATCGGATGCATGGTTGAGGAGGCGCCACCTCGCACCCCTTGCCGCTCCCAGCAGGCGCCCCGCCACACGAC tgGACTGGACGGTACACACCGACACACGCCACACCGGCCTAAAATCCCATCACTGCCATCACGAGTTTTGCGGCCACCAGCAGCAGCAACCATGGCCGCGCTCCGACCATCCCCGCTTCTACCCCAATCccttccctcctcctcctcctcctcctcctccaccacctcccagTCTAGAATCACCGCCACAGCCCTATCAAGAACAGCCCGCAATCCTCTTTCTCTCAAGACCGGCTGCCATGGCGGCACCAAGAAGACCCTTCTTGCTAGAAGAGGGCGACTCCCTTGTATGCCCACAAAGGAGGAGGTGGGCGCTGTAGGCGGTACGGAGGACAAGGAGGAGCGTTACCTGACGAGGACGGCTGGTTGGGGAGTGCGGCGGATGGGGCGGGTCGGCGAAGAGATGCGGCGGGTGGCGCTCGTGCAGGCGGAGGCCTTCCATGTCCCCGTCGCGCTCTTCAACGATTTCTTCTTCGATTTCTTCAAA GCAGAGGTGTTGTCAGCGCTTATCTACAAACTGAGGAATTCGCCTCCTGACAG GTATGCCTGTTTAGTGGCAGAAGAAGCTGATGCGACCACGCAGCTGCTCCAGGCACCATTTGAGAACATCATCGGGGTTGTGGACTGCACAGTGCAGGATGAAGGCGACATCCTGAGTAACCTCCAAGGCGTCCAGGAGTACTTCTACGTATCAGGAATAGCAGTGCTGCCATCATTCAG GAGGAGGAAGGTAGGCACGGCGCTGCTCAAAGCGTGCGAGGTGCTGGCGCTAGACTGGAGGCAGAGCTTCATGGCTCTGAGGGCATACGAGGACGACAGCAGTGCTCGGGGACTCTACTCCAAGGCAGGGTACAGGGTGGTGTCAAGGGATCCTGGGTGGGTCACCTgggtggggaggaggaggcgtgTTCTGATGATAAAAGACCTGCCGATTCATGATCCTCAGGTAGAACAGCAATGA